In Deinococcus irradiatisoli, the genomic stretch AATGCCGTCAAAGACGAATTCGTCGAGGCGTTCCAGAGCGTAGGCCACCAGTTCGGGCCGCTGGGCCGAGAGGTCGTGGAGTTCGTGCGGGTCGGCCTCCAGATCGAACAGCAGCAGCGGCGGCAGGTCCTTGTAGCCGTCGTGGTAGGTCCGCAGGCACAGGTACTTGTCCCAGCGCACGCTGCGCTGACAGGTCCAGGCCATCTGCGAGAGCACCAGATGCGGGCGGCCGGTTCCGGCGGTGAGGTCCGGCGGGCGGGCGTCCCAGGCGCCGGGCACGTCGCCGCCCACCTGGCGCAGCACGGCGGCCATCAAATCGAACTGATAGTGCAGCGCCGTGTTGATTTGTCCGGCCGCGAACCCGGGACCGCGCGCCACGAACGGCACCCGGCTGGTGAAGTGGTCGGCGGTCTGGTGGTCGCCGTAGACGTTGAGTTCGCCCTGGTTCTCGCCGTGGTCGGCGCTGATGAGAATCAGGGTGTCGTCCAGCACGCCGGCCCGCTCCAGGATGGTCAGCAGCCGGGCGATATGGTCGTCGATGTAGCGCAGCCCCACGTCGTACCCCTCCAGCCAGGCCTGGTAATCGGCCAGAGTGCGAAGCTGGTGCGGAATGTCCACGCGCTCGGGCATCTGTCTCGCCCACACGCCGGGCGAGTCCTGGGCGCTGTTGGGGCCGTAGCTGTGCCAGTGGGCGTCCAAGATGTCCTGGGTGAGCCAGCCGGGGTCGGCAGGCGCCGCAAAGGGGCTGGGGTAGCTGTTCGGCACCCGGTAGGGCGTGTGGGCGTCCCAGTAGTTGACGTGCAGAAACCAGCCGTCCTCGGCGGCGTGAGTCTCCAGCCAGGGCTCGGCCACCGCGTTGACCTCGTGGGCATGCTCGAAGCCGCCGCGCCCGGTGTTGTACCACTCGCGCAGGCCCAGCGTGAACCACGGCGCGACGTGCCGGTTCGGAAACGGCGTGACCGACACCGGATACATCTCGGCGGCCCGCAGCGCCTGAAAGAGGGTCTGGTACCCCGGCGCGCCGCTGAAGCCGCGCCGCGTGCCCAGGGGAAACGGCTCCGAGACCAGGCCGCCGTGGTTGACCACCCCGCTGCTGAGGCCAAATCTCCCCAGCGCCAGGGCGCTGCGCGACGGCAGGCAGGGCGCGTCCGAGACGTAGCAATTGGTAAAGCGCGTTCCCTCCCGCGCCAGGCGGTCGATAGTGGGGCTGGTCGGGCGTGGGTAGCCGTAACAGCCGAGCTGGTCAGCGCGCAGCGAATCGAGGTCGAGGTAGAGAACCCGCACCTCACTCCACCGGCGCGGCCGGTACGAAGCGCGAGTGGATCTCCACCGGCTGCCCCGAGGCGATGGACTGGTGCGCGGCTTCCAGAATCTCCACGATATGGGTGGCCTGCTCGCCGCTGAGGCGGTGGGGCCGGTCCTCGCGGATGGCGCGGCCCAGATCGTCGAGCCCGGCGGCCCAGCTGAACGCGGCGCCGCTGGGCGTGAAGTCCGGCAGGTCCTGGTAGGTCTCGCCGAACTCGGCCCGGCGCACGCCGCCGCCGGGCTGGAACCAGTCGCCCAGCAGCAGCTGACCGTCGTCGCCGTGAAACTCGATGCCCTCGGGCTGCGCGCCCTTGTCGCTGACGTAGAACGAAGCGGTCAGGCGCACCAGCGGGCCGCTTTCGAGCTCGATCATCACGGCGTACCAGTCCGGCGCACTGACCGTGAACGGCTCGCCGCGTTTGGTGACGCGCTGCGGCTTGAGGATGGTGGCGTAGGCCCACACCTGCCGCGCCGGACCAAAGATGCTGGTGATCACGCCCAGCGGGTACACCCCCACGTCCCGCAGCGGCCCGACCTGATAAAAGCTGTGCGGCACCGGGTGCCAGCGCTCGATGCGGCCGTGGTTGGCCTCAGCATAGATGACCCGCACCGGGCCGATGCTGCCGGCCTGCAACTCCCGCAGGGCGCGCTGCTGCGCGTGGCCCAGCCAGGTGGCCGGGGCGCCGCTCAAGCGTACGCCGCGCTCCCGGGCGAGCGCCACGAGTTCCTGGGCCTGCCCGGCGGTGGCGGCCAGCGGTTTCTCGCTGTAGACGTGCTTGCCGGCTTCGAGCGCCTGCTTGTTCACGCTGTAGTGGGCCGGCAGCACCGTCAGGTTCACCACCACATCCACGTCCGGGTCACCGAGCGCTTCTTCCAGCGAGGCGTAGGCCCGGCAGCCGTGCGTCTCGGCGTAGCGGCGGGCCT encodes the following:
- a CDS encoding Gfo/Idh/MocA family protein, producing the protein MTPATPPIRLAIIGCGVIAGPYAQDIQGFKSLKLHGCFDVDTDKARRYAETHGCRAYASLEEALGDPDVDVVVNLTVLPAHYSVNKQALEAGKHVYSEKPLAATAGQAQELVALARERGVRLSGAPATWLGHAQQRALRELQAGSIGPVRVIYAEANHGRIERWHPVPHSFYQVGPLRDVGVYPLGVITSIFGPARQVWAYATILKPQRVTKRGEPFTVSAPDWYAVMIELESGPLVRLTASFYVSDKGAQPEGIEFHGDDGQLLLGDWFQPGGGVRRAEFGETYQDLPDFTPSGAAFSWAAGLDDLGRAIREDRPHRLSGEQATHIVEILEAAHQSIASGQPVEIHSRFVPAAPVE
- a CDS encoding sulfatase; this encodes MRVLYLDLDSLRADQLGCYGYPRPTSPTIDRLAREGTRFTNCYVSDAPCLPSRSALALGRFGLSSGVVNHGGLVSEPFPLGTRRGFSGAPGYQTLFQALRAAEMYPVSVTPFPNRHVAPWFTLGLREWYNTGRGGFEHAHEVNAVAEPWLETHAAEDGWFLHVNYWDAHTPYRVPNSYPSPFAAPADPGWLTQDILDAHWHSYGPNSAQDSPGVWARQMPERVDIPHQLRTLADYQAWLEGYDVGLRYIDDHIARLLTILERAGVLDDTLILISADHGENQGELNVYGDHQTADHFTSRVPFVARGPGFAAGQINTALHYQFDLMAAVLRQVGGDVPGAWDARPPDLTAGTGRPHLVLSQMAWTCQRSVRWDKYLCLRTYHDGYKDLPPLLLFDLEADPHELHDLSAQRPELVAYALERLDEFVFDGIQRSPLAQPYDPMHVVLREGGPWQVRGRLGWYTGHLRDTGRAHHAEALLARHAGEAEP